One genomic region from Bradyrhizobium icense encodes:
- the fcl gene encoding GDP-L-fucose synthase, with the protein MASLPFELKGKTVYVAGHRGMVGAALVRRLAAEGVELLTAPRSEVDLRDQAAVNAWFAANRPQVVFLAAAKVGGIVANNTLRVEFLYDNLAIASNVIHAAHVHGAEKLMFLGSSCIYPKLAPQPLREDSMLTGPLEPTNEPYAIAKIAGIKLVEAYRSQYGADFINVMPTNLYGSGDNYHPEYSHVVAALIRRFHEAKQSGAKEVVVWGTGTPRRELLYVDDLADACIHLMKTYSDDELVNIGTGEDITIAEFARVVAATVGYTGEISFDTSRPDGTPRKLLDVSRLAKLGWRASTRLEDGIKLAYQAFLSEHAVNT; encoded by the coding sequence ATGGCAAGCCTGCCGTTTGAACTGAAGGGCAAGACGGTCTACGTCGCCGGCCACCGCGGCATGGTCGGCGCCGCGCTGGTGCGCCGGCTGGCTGCGGAAGGTGTCGAACTGCTGACCGCGCCCCGCAGCGAAGTTGATCTGCGCGATCAGGCCGCGGTCAATGCGTGGTTTGCTGCCAACCGGCCTCAGGTGGTGTTTCTCGCCGCCGCCAAGGTCGGCGGCATCGTCGCCAACAACACGCTGCGCGTCGAATTCCTCTACGACAATCTGGCGATCGCTTCCAACGTGATCCATGCCGCGCATGTCCACGGCGCCGAGAAGCTGATGTTCTTAGGCTCGTCCTGCATCTACCCCAAGCTGGCGCCGCAGCCGCTGCGCGAGGATTCGATGCTGACCGGGCCGCTGGAGCCGACCAACGAGCCCTATGCGATTGCCAAGATCGCCGGGATCAAGCTGGTGGAGGCCTATCGCAGCCAGTACGGCGCCGACTTCATCAATGTGATGCCGACCAATCTCTACGGAAGCGGCGACAATTACCATCCCGAATACAGCCACGTCGTCGCCGCGCTGATCCGCCGCTTCCATGAGGCGAAGCAATCCGGCGCCAAGGAGGTCGTGGTATGGGGCACCGGCACGCCGCGGCGCGAATTACTCTATGTCGACGACCTGGCGGATGCCTGCATCCATTTGATGAAGACCTATTCGGATGACGAACTGGTCAATATCGGCACCGGCGAGGACATCACGATCGCCGAATTCGCCCGCGTCGTGGCGGCAACCGTCGGCTACACCGGCGAGATCAGTTTTGACACCTCGCGCCCGGACGGCACGCCACGCAAGTTGCTCGACGTCAGCCGGCTGGCCAAGCTGGGCTGGCGGGCCAGCACCAGGCTCGAAGATGGCATCAAGCTCGCCTATCAGGCCTTCCTTAGCGAGCACGCGGTGAACACCTAG
- a CDS encoding helix-turn-helix transcriptional regulator, with the protein MTITTTSELGETIRNRRTSLGLRQQDLALAANVGVRFIVDIENGKETSQVGLVLRLLHALGIRLAAEMSPVPAARSASEESETFDPDNFTPS; encoded by the coding sequence ATGACCATCACGACCACCTCAGAACTCGGCGAGACGATCCGGAACCGGCGGACCTCCTTAGGTCTTCGGCAGCAGGACCTCGCCTTGGCAGCGAACGTCGGCGTCCGGTTTATCGTCGACATCGAGAATGGCAAGGAGACAAGCCAGGTCGGTCTGGTCCTCCGCCTGCTGCACGCGCTGGGCATTCGGTTGGCGGCGGAAATGAGCCCTGTGCCGGCGGCTCGGTCGGCCAGCGAGGAATCCGAAACCTTCGACCCTGATAACTTCACGCCGTCATGA
- a CDS encoding LLM class flavin-dependent oxidoreductase, producing the protein MKVGLFYEHQLPQPWQDGSERKLFSDALEQIELADRLGFDHMWEVEHHFLEEYSHSSAPEVFLGAVSQRTKTIRIGHGICLSSPNYNHPARVAERLATLDLISGGRAEWGTGESASLIEMHGFGIEPEQKSAMWREGVEQTANMMTMRPYPGYDGQFFTMPTRNIVPKPVQKPHPPIWMACSRRDSILRAARHGVGALVFGFVEASQAKVWRDEYYQIIKSDECVPIGHSVNANIATLNGMMVHENAEEAMRRGLDGFKFFGYSIAHYAVYGEHRPGRTNLWRRFQAIKDEMKETPGSGSIGQPRSVREHLMGYADVGIDQMIFIQQCGMNKHEHICEALELFAKEVMPALKEGEDERVRRKEEELAPYVEAALARKHSMPELSESDIPNVEAIGIVLERCTGKDYATAGGTFADPTRGGAIPMASRESFAKSTDVD; encoded by the coding sequence ATGAAGGTTGGACTGTTTTATGAACACCAGTTGCCGCAGCCTTGGCAGGACGGCAGCGAGCGAAAATTGTTCAGTGATGCGCTGGAGCAGATCGAACTGGCCGATCGGCTCGGATTCGATCACATGTGGGAGGTTGAGCATCATTTCCTCGAGGAATACTCCCACTCATCCGCACCCGAGGTCTTTCTGGGTGCCGTCTCCCAGCGTACAAAGACTATTCGCATTGGTCACGGTATTTGCCTGTCGTCCCCGAATTACAACCATCCGGCGCGGGTGGCGGAGCGTCTGGCGACGCTCGATTTGATCTCTGGGGGGCGCGCCGAGTGGGGGACCGGAGAATCCGCGTCGCTGATCGAGATGCATGGCTTTGGGATCGAGCCCGAGCAGAAAAGTGCCATGTGGCGGGAAGGGGTCGAGCAGACCGCCAATATGATGACGATGCGGCCGTATCCCGGGTACGACGGGCAATTCTTCACAATGCCGACCCGTAACATCGTACCAAAGCCGGTCCAGAAGCCGCACCCACCGATCTGGATGGCGTGTTCCCGGCGCGACAGTATTTTGCGTGCCGCGCGTCACGGGGTAGGGGCGCTGGTTTTTGGATTTGTGGAGGCGTCGCAAGCGAAAGTTTGGCGCGACGAGTATTATCAGATCATCAAGTCCGATGAGTGCGTGCCCATTGGGCATTCGGTAAACGCGAATATCGCCACTCTCAACGGTATGATGGTTCATGAGAACGCCGAAGAAGCTATGCGTCGAGGACTCGATGGTTTCAAGTTCTTCGGTTATTCGATCGCGCATTATGCGGTATATGGCGAACACCGTCCTGGGCGCACGAATTTGTGGCGGCGCTTCCAAGCAATCAAGGACGAGATGAAGGAGACGCCAGGCTCAGGCAGCATCGGACAGCCCAGGAGTGTTCGCGAGCATCTCATGGGGTATGCTGATGTCGGTATCGACCAGATGATCTTTATCCAGCAGTGCGGCATGAATAAGCACGAGCATATCTGTGAGGCACTCGAGCTGTTCGCCAAAGAGGTCATGCCTGCTCTCAAAGAAGGGGAAGACGAGCGCGTCCGACGTAAAGAAGAGGAGCTCGCTCCCTACGTAGAGGCGGCACTTGCCCGCAAGCACTCGATGCCCGAGCTGAGCGAGTCGGACATCCCCAATGTCGAGGCGATTGGCATCGTCCTCGAGCGTTGTACAGGTAAGGACTACGCCACGGCGGGTGGCACCTTCGCGGATCCGACCCGCGGCGGCGCCATTCCGATGGCTTCACGCGAGTCCTTCGCCAAGTCGACCGATGTCGACTGA
- the gmd gene encoding GDP-mannose 4,6-dehydratase — protein sequence MTALDSKQRVALITGVTGQDGAYLAEYLLGLGYEVHGIKRRSSSFNTARIDHLYQDPHSRKLPFLLHYGDMTDSTNLIRLMQQIRPTEIYNLAAQSHVGVSFESPEYTANADAIGVLRLLEAIRILGMEQETRFYQASTSELYGLVQEVPQRETTPFYPRSPYGVAKLYGYWITVNYREAYGMFASNGILFNHESPIRGETFVTRKITRSVARIEVGLDEALYLGNLEAKRDWGHARDYIEGMHKILQADAADDFVLATGETRSVREFVELAFAEVGRRIEWRGQGADETGIDAQSGKTVVRIDPVYFRPTEVDLLVGDASKAREKLGWKPKTSFAQMVREMVANDLDEARREIANGKPAV from the coding sequence ATGACGGCTCTGGACTCAAAACAGCGCGTCGCGCTGATCACCGGCGTCACCGGCCAGGACGGCGCCTACTTGGCCGAATATCTGCTCGGCCTCGGCTATGAGGTTCACGGCATCAAGCGGCGGTCGTCCTCGTTCAACACCGCGCGGATCGACCACCTCTACCAGGACCCGCATTCCCGCAAGCTGCCATTCCTGCTGCATTACGGCGACATGACCGACTCGACCAACCTGATCCGGCTGATGCAGCAGATCAGGCCAACCGAGATCTACAACCTCGCCGCCCAGAGCCATGTCGGCGTCAGCTTCGAAAGCCCGGAATACACCGCCAACGCCGACGCCATCGGCGTGCTGCGGCTGCTGGAGGCGATCCGCATCCTCGGCATGGAGCAGGAGACGCGGTTCTACCAGGCCTCGACCTCGGAGCTCTATGGCCTGGTCCAGGAGGTGCCGCAGAGGGAGACCACGCCGTTCTACCCGCGCTCGCCGTACGGCGTCGCCAAGCTGTACGGCTACTGGATCACGGTGAACTACCGCGAGGCCTACGGCATGTTTGCCAGTAACGGCATCCTGTTCAACCATGAGAGCCCGATCCGCGGCGAGACGTTCGTCACCCGCAAGATCACTCGCAGCGTCGCCCGCATCGAGGTTGGCCTCGACGAGGCGCTCTATCTCGGCAACCTCGAGGCCAAGCGCGACTGGGGCCATGCGCGGGACTATATCGAGGGCATGCACAAGATCCTGCAGGCCGATGCGGCGGACGATTTCGTGCTGGCGACCGGCGAGACCCGCTCGGTGCGCGAGTTCGTCGAACTCGCCTTTGCCGAGGTCGGCCGCCGCATCGAGTGGCGCGGCCAGGGCGCCGACGAGACCGGCATCGACGCCCAATCTGGCAAGACCGTGGTCCGCATCGATCCGGTCTATTTCCGCCCCACCGAGGTCGATCTTCTGGTCGGCGACGCCAGCAAGGCGCGCGAGAAACTCGGCTGGAAGCCCAAGACGTCGTTCGCCCAGATGGTCAGGGAAATGGTGGCGAACGATCTCGACGAAGCGCGGCGGGAGATCGCCAATGGCAAGCCTGCCGTTTGA
- a CDS encoding type II toxin-antitoxin system HipA family toxin, with translation MTSKPKAGGAGETLEVRRGDKLVGLLRRRSEQIQDIEFVYDEAWVKDPQAFAVSIRMPLAQRVHEPDVVYRWFLNLLPEGRTLRTVGTILKIPEANVFALLEELGEDLPGALEVYRPADQRPKRTPRYKRLTEAELAAAIRRLPEKPLLVGEEGIHMSLAGAQDKLPVVQYPDGGVGLALDGAPTTHILKPANKHFSNAVENEAFCLRLAAKVKLPVAECTIGKAEDLDYLLVKRYDREPHGRSLRRIHQEDFCQATGHIPSTKYESNPATKLRGPTLKDCFDVLRNTQAGAFNAARFVDFFVFNVLCGNVDAHSKNYSLLLQPSGAVSMAPLYDVMNGDIYPDVTRNLAMKIAGKNRGHYIYARHWDRMAEENQLSGAQVRRRVGELSQAVLDALPSVLEELNALKKSPVYQQISDYVAGYCRDMLRNLKSDAEDEPEKDPDPEAATRPPGFS, from the coding sequence ATGACGAGCAAGCCGAAAGCGGGCGGCGCCGGCGAGACCCTGGAAGTCCGGCGCGGCGACAAGCTCGTCGGGCTGCTGCGCCGGCGCTCGGAGCAAATTCAGGACATCGAGTTCGTCTACGATGAAGCGTGGGTGAAGGATCCTCAGGCGTTCGCCGTCTCGATCCGGATGCCGCTCGCTCAGCGCGTTCACGAGCCGGACGTCGTGTACCGATGGTTTTTGAACCTACTCCCAGAAGGCCGGACGCTGAGGACGGTGGGCACCATCCTCAAGATTCCGGAGGCGAACGTGTTCGCGCTCCTTGAGGAGTTGGGAGAGGATCTCCCGGGCGCACTCGAAGTCTACCGGCCCGCCGACCAGCGACCGAAGCGGACGCCGCGTTATAAGCGGCTCACCGAAGCGGAGCTCGCCGCCGCCATTCGGCGCCTTCCGGAGAAGCCGCTTCTCGTCGGCGAGGAGGGCATCCACATGTCTTTGGCCGGCGCGCAGGACAAGCTTCCTGTAGTCCAGTATCCGGACGGCGGCGTCGGCCTCGCGCTCGACGGCGCGCCGACGACGCATATCCTCAAGCCGGCCAACAAGCACTTCAGCAACGCCGTCGAGAACGAGGCCTTCTGTCTTCGCTTGGCGGCCAAGGTGAAGCTGCCCGTCGCCGAATGTACGATCGGAAAGGCGGAGGATCTCGATTACCTGCTGGTGAAGCGCTACGACCGCGAGCCCCACGGGCGCAGCCTCCGCAGAATCCATCAGGAGGATTTCTGCCAGGCCACGGGGCACATCCCGTCGACCAAATACGAATCCAATCCGGCGACCAAGCTGCGTGGACCGACCCTGAAAGACTGCTTTGACGTTCTGCGGAACACGCAGGCAGGCGCCTTCAACGCCGCCCGTTTCGTCGATTTCTTTGTCTTCAACGTTCTCTGTGGAAACGTCGATGCGCATTCGAAGAACTATTCGCTGCTGCTGCAGCCGAGCGGCGCCGTCTCCATGGCGCCGCTCTACGACGTCATGAACGGCGACATCTATCCGGACGTCACGCGAAATCTGGCGATGAAGATCGCCGGCAAGAACCGCGGTCACTACATCTACGCCCGACATTGGGATCGGATGGCGGAGGAAAACCAGCTTTCCGGCGCGCAGGTGAGGCGCCGCGTCGGCGAATTGTCTCAGGCTGTCCTCGATGCACTGCCGTCCGTCCTCGAAGAGTTGAACGCGCTGAAGAAGTCTCCGGTCTACCAGCAAATCTCGGACTACGTCGCCGGCTATTGCCGCGACATGCTGCGGAATCTGAAAAGCGATGCCGAGGACGAGCCCGAAAAGGACCCGGATCCTGAGGCCGCCACGCGTCCCCCAGGATTCTCTTGA